One segment of Cardiocondyla obscurior isolate alpha-2009 linkage group LG13, Cobs3.1, whole genome shotgun sequence DNA contains the following:
- the LOC139107582 gene encoding uncharacterized protein isoform X1 has translation MAFMMPVVKNEWDIYKTNRSRRSSECSNPQACRSRKIWRTSRHNRLAKCGMCDRPSVSIFMVSECSKSEGPSLSTSPGSDFLTSPAHRSVPLTSRHFSRTSSRASQSSLQSPSKSTSTSPPKTGSSNSLNKFHNRLVDKLKRSLKKAEDCAEDQRNLS, from the exons ATGGCGTTTATGATGCCTGTGGTGAAAAATGAATGGGATATTTACAAGACTAATCGGAGTCGGCGGTCATCCGAGTGCTCGAATCCGCAGGCCTGTCGCAGCCGGAAG ATCTGGCGAACCAGCAGACACAACCGTCTCGCAAAGTGCGGCATGTGCGATCGTCCTTCCGTCTCAATTTTCATG gtaTCCGAATGTTCCAAGTCGGAAGGCCCGTCGTTGTCAACCTCTCCCGGTTCCGACTTTCTTACCTCACCGGCTCATCGGTCTGTGCCGCTGACCTCGCGACACTTCTCGAGGACGTCCTCGAGGGCGTCTCAAAGCTCTCTCCAGAGCCCGAGCAAGAGCACGAGCACGTCGCCGCCGAAGACCGGCAGCTCGAACTCGCTCAACAAGTTCCATAATCGACTGgtcgataaattaaaacgctcGCTGAAGAAGGCGGAAGATTGCGCGGAGGACCAACGGAATTTGTCGTGA
- the LOC139107582 gene encoding uncharacterized protein isoform X2 has protein sequence MAFMMPVVKNEWDIYKTNRSRRSSECSNPQACRSRKVSECSKSEGPSLSTSPGSDFLTSPAHRSVPLTSRHFSRTSSRASQSSLQSPSKSTSTSPPKTGSSNSLNKFHNRLVDKLKRSLKKAEDCAEDQRNLS, from the exons ATGGCGTTTATGATGCCTGTGGTGAAAAATGAATGGGATATTTACAAGACTAATCGGAGTCGGCGGTCATCCGAGTGCTCGAATCCGCAGGCCTGTCGCAGCCGGAAG gtaTCCGAATGTTCCAAGTCGGAAGGCCCGTCGTTGTCAACCTCTCCCGGTTCCGACTTTCTTACCTCACCGGCTCATCGGTCTGTGCCGCTGACCTCGCGACACTTCTCGAGGACGTCCTCGAGGGCGTCTCAAAGCTCTCTCCAGAGCCCGAGCAAGAGCACGAGCACGTCGCCGCCGAAGACCGGCAGCTCGAACTCGCTCAACAAGTTCCATAATCGACTGgtcgataaattaaaacgctcGCTGAAGAAGGCGGAAGATTGCGCGGAGGACCAACGGAATTTGTCGTGA